In the Leifsonia sp. 466MF genome, one interval contains:
- the metX gene encoding homoserine O-acetyltransferase MetX, protein MEWQTSADTAPSSFITEAQARTLLGKPPASGAWKESDPAGDRQFAGIGAFSFESGETLPFVRVAYETWGTLSPERDNAVLVLHALTGDSHAVGPAGRGHRTAGWWQGIIGPGKAIDTDRWYVVAPNMLGGCQGTTGPASLAPDGAEWGARFPFTTIRDQVAAQAALADAIGLDRWAAVVGGSMGGMQALEWAVMFPERVERLAVIAAPPYSTADQIALNSVQIEAVRTDPLFRGGQYYDAEDGDGPHRGLALARRMALLNYRSPSELNERFQRAWQSEISPLGGGGRFAVESYLDFHGNKFTRRFDANSYITLVEAMNSHDVGRGRGGLAAALSRVTARTLVVGIDSDRLFPVEGQEQIAYHVPVTLDGRVPVVIRSDFGHDGFLIEDDAVSAQLRRLLDV, encoded by the coding sequence ATGGAGTGGCAGACATCCGCCGACACGGCGCCGTCGAGTTTCATCACGGAGGCGCAGGCGAGGACGCTGCTCGGGAAGCCGCCGGCGAGCGGCGCCTGGAAGGAGTCCGATCCGGCCGGCGACCGGCAGTTCGCGGGGATCGGCGCGTTCTCCTTCGAGAGCGGCGAGACCCTCCCGTTCGTCCGGGTCGCCTACGAGACCTGGGGCACGCTGTCGCCGGAGCGCGACAACGCCGTGCTCGTGCTGCACGCCCTGACCGGTGACTCGCACGCGGTCGGGCCCGCCGGCCGCGGACACCGCACGGCCGGCTGGTGGCAGGGCATCATCGGACCCGGCAAGGCGATCGACACCGACCGCTGGTACGTCGTGGCGCCGAACATGCTGGGCGGCTGCCAGGGCACGACCGGTCCCGCCTCCCTCGCCCCGGACGGCGCCGAGTGGGGCGCCCGCTTCCCGTTCACGACCATCCGCGACCAGGTCGCCGCGCAGGCCGCCCTCGCGGACGCCATCGGGCTGGACCGCTGGGCTGCGGTCGTCGGCGGCTCGATGGGCGGGATGCAGGCGCTGGAGTGGGCGGTCATGTTCCCGGAGCGCGTCGAGCGGCTCGCGGTGATCGCCGCTCCCCCGTATTCGACCGCCGACCAGATCGCCCTCAACTCGGTCCAGATCGAGGCGGTGCGCACCGATCCGCTGTTCCGCGGCGGCCAGTACTACGACGCCGAGGACGGCGACGGCCCGCACCGCGGACTCGCGCTCGCGCGGCGGATGGCCCTGCTGAACTACCGCAGCCCGTCCGAGCTGAACGAACGCTTCCAGCGGGCATGGCAGAGCGAGATCAGCCCGCTCGGCGGCGGCGGACGGTTCGCCGTCGAGTCGTACCTCGACTTCCACGGCAACAAGTTCACGCGCCGCTTCGACGCGAACAGCTACATCACGCTGGTGGAGGCGATGAACTCCCACGACGTCGGACGCGGCCGCGGTGGCCTCGCCGCAGCGCTGTCACGGGTGACGGCGCGCACCCTTGTCGTCGGCATCGACAGCGACCGCCTGTTCCCGGTCGAGGGACAGGAGCAGATCGCCTACCATGTTCCGGTCACGCTGGACGGTAGAGTTCCAGTGGTGATCCGGTCGGACTTCGGCCACGACGGGTTCCTGATCGAGGACGACGCCGTCAGCGCCCAGCTGAGGCGACTGCTCGACGTGTGA
- a CDS encoding sensor histidine kinase, with amino-acid sequence MSRIQKERDRLLAATARTVGLTATVTALFCLSIPGSLPLPLYLASLVLIVCLGYAQWQLAGLLRLTLWMWVIVVAGVALILIHLLPGTALGPSAISAVSVIGAASVACVCVVGVSSRSRLVLLVAAAAVTVTAQGVTLGVTQSRMVETLVFTMTGWIALTATGVWLSRTVPRTLKRISTMSRAYRVERQASETEARRRQSARLLHDTVLATLTLLAHSGVGVSHGALREQAAEDAALLRQLRLGFTPDPARSGDYKLKPVEESTLGNTLESVKQRFRRMGLEVNWHGAGQVLLPSDVLDAFLLALGECLENVRRHSGVLEAHVTITDDETNVRAMVTDAGKGFDVASIDTGRLGFTESIVARLRDVGGNARLFSSPGSGTTVVLEVPK; translated from the coding sequence ATGTCGCGCATCCAGAAGGAGCGTGATCGACTCCTCGCTGCGACGGCCCGCACCGTCGGGCTGACGGCCACGGTCACAGCGCTCTTCTGCCTGAGCATCCCGGGCTCCCTTCCGCTCCCCCTGTACCTCGCGTCGCTGGTGCTCATCGTGTGCCTCGGCTACGCGCAGTGGCAGCTGGCCGGCCTGCTGCGACTGACCCTGTGGATGTGGGTCATCGTGGTCGCGGGCGTCGCGCTCATCCTCATCCACCTGCTGCCGGGAACCGCGCTCGGGCCGTCCGCGATCAGCGCTGTCAGCGTGATCGGCGCGGCATCGGTCGCGTGCGTGTGCGTTGTCGGCGTGAGCTCCCGCAGCCGGCTCGTGCTGCTGGTGGCGGCCGCGGCCGTGACGGTGACCGCGCAGGGCGTCACTCTCGGGGTGACCCAATCCCGCATGGTCGAGACGCTCGTGTTCACGATGACCGGGTGGATCGCCCTGACCGCCACCGGCGTCTGGCTCTCCCGCACCGTCCCGCGGACCCTCAAGCGCATCTCGACGATGAGCCGCGCCTACCGGGTCGAACGCCAGGCGAGCGAGACGGAGGCCCGCCGTCGCCAGAGCGCGCGACTGCTGCACGACACGGTGCTGGCGACGCTCACGCTCCTCGCGCACTCCGGTGTCGGCGTCAGCCACGGCGCCCTCCGCGAGCAGGCCGCCGAGGATGCTGCTCTTCTGCGCCAGCTGCGGCTCGGCTTCACGCCCGACCCGGCCCGGTCCGGCGACTACAAGCTCAAGCCGGTCGAGGAGTCCACGCTGGGCAACACGCTCGAGTCGGTGAAGCAGCGCTTCCGCCGCATGGGGCTCGAGGTGAACTGGCACGGCGCCGGTCAGGTGCTGCTCCCCAGCGACGTCCTCGACGCGTTCCTCCTCGCCCTCGGCGAGTGCCTGGAGAACGTACGCAGGCATTCGGGCGTTCTCGAGGCGCACGTGACGATCACGGACGACGAGACGAACGTGCGCGCCATGGTGACGGACGCCGGCAAGGGCTTCGACGTCGCCTCCATCGACACCGGGAGGCTGGGCTTCACCGAGTCGATCGTGGCGCGCCTCCGCGATGTGGGCGGCAACGCCCGCCTGTTCTCGTCGCCCGGCAGCGGGACGACCGTCGTGCTGGAGGTGCCGAAGTGA
- a CDS encoding response regulator: MAEEPPIRIAIVDDHKMLLGALTEWIRSAADDISMVAAVASWPELLTHPEFPVDVVLLDLDLKDNIPISLKLSTLKTTGVATVLMSTYSEPAVVREALAAGAMGYLVKSEDAEMIVEAIRAARKGESFISAELDLALNAGEVGGAPKLSAQERRVMALYGAGEPVKAVAFQLGISDETAKSYLKRIREKYRVAGYDVGTKVALRKRAIQDGILLQND; the protein is encoded by the coding sequence ATGGCCGAGGAACCCCCGATCCGGATCGCGATCGTCGACGACCACAAGATGCTGCTGGGAGCACTGACCGAGTGGATCCGCAGTGCAGCGGACGACATCAGCATGGTCGCAGCCGTCGCGAGCTGGCCGGAGCTGCTGACGCATCCCGAGTTCCCGGTGGACGTCGTCCTCCTCGACCTCGACCTCAAGGACAACATCCCGATCTCGCTGAAGCTCTCGACGCTGAAGACGACCGGTGTCGCCACGGTGCTGATGAGCACCTACTCGGAGCCCGCGGTGGTCCGGGAGGCGCTAGCGGCCGGAGCGATGGGCTACCTGGTGAAGAGCGAGGATGCGGAGATGATCGTCGAGGCGATCCGCGCCGCCCGCAAGGGCGAGTCGTTCATCTCGGCCGAACTCGACCTGGCGCTCAACGCCGGCGAGGTCGGCGGCGCCCCCAAGCTGAGCGCGCAGGAGCGTCGCGTGATGGCGCTCTACGGCGCCGGTGAGCCGGTCAAGGCGGTCGCCTTCCAGCTGGGCATCTCGGACGAGACTGCCAAGAGCTACCTCAAGCGTATCCGCGAGAAGTACCGCGTGGCCGGCTACGACGTCGGCACCAAGGTCGCCTTGCGCAAGCGCGCCATCCAGGACGGCATCCTGCTGCAGAACGACTGA
- a CDS encoding MFS transporter, with amino-acid sequence MTPLIDGPTKLSSARIRLALLALALGGFGIGSTEFVAMGLLPNIAHDLLPQLYAASPTDANAQAGWIISAYALGVVVGAPTIAAVAARWPRKKLLLWLLVAFTVGTLASAVAPTFQLVMLARFISALPHGAYFGIASLVAASLMGPGKRGRGVAFVLSGLTIANVIGVPTITWIGQHSGWRIAYLVVAAIFALTFVAVALLVPWQAGDAKATMKNELRAFTRLQVWLALLIGAVGFGGFFAVYTYIAPIVTTITGMPESTVPLVLVLAGLGMTVGNILGGRAADHSVPRSMLLFFAILLVGLAALWLTASTIPGLLISVFVVSGACSALSPTIQTRLMDVARDSQSIAAALNHSALNIANAAGAFFGGLTIAAGLGYLSPVVVGGLLALGGIALALISFGIDRSRIRRGVATGSVAAQRPERTPVSAPVD; translated from the coding sequence GTGACCCCGCTTATCGACGGGCCGACGAAGCTGTCGTCGGCCCGTATCCGTCTTGCGCTGCTGGCGCTCGCCCTCGGTGGATTCGGCATCGGATCGACCGAGTTCGTCGCGATGGGCCTGCTGCCCAACATCGCGCACGACCTGCTGCCGCAGCTGTACGCCGCCTCGCCGACCGACGCCAACGCGCAGGCCGGCTGGATCATCTCGGCGTACGCGCTCGGCGTGGTCGTCGGCGCGCCCACGATCGCGGCGGTCGCCGCGCGCTGGCCGCGTAAGAAGCTGCTGCTCTGGCTGCTCGTGGCGTTCACCGTCGGCACCCTCGCCTCGGCGGTCGCCCCGACGTTCCAGCTCGTGATGCTCGCGCGCTTCATCTCTGCGCTGCCTCACGGCGCCTACTTCGGCATCGCTTCGCTCGTCGCCGCCTCGCTGATGGGGCCGGGCAAGCGCGGGCGCGGGGTCGCCTTCGTGCTGTCGGGCCTGACGATCGCCAACGTGATCGGCGTTCCGACGATCACCTGGATCGGCCAGCACAGTGGATGGCGCATCGCCTACCTCGTCGTCGCCGCGATCTTCGCGCTGACGTTCGTCGCCGTCGCGCTACTGGTGCCCTGGCAGGCGGGCGACGCCAAGGCGACCATGAAGAACGAGCTGCGGGCGTTCACCCGGCTGCAGGTGTGGCTCGCGCTGCTCATCGGCGCTGTCGGCTTCGGCGGCTTCTTCGCCGTGTACACGTACATCGCGCCCATCGTCACGACGATCACCGGGATGCCCGAGTCGACCGTTCCGCTGGTCCTCGTGCTCGCCGGCCTCGGAATGACGGTCGGCAACATCCTCGGCGGGCGTGCGGCCGACCACAGCGTCCCGCGCAGCATGCTGCTGTTCTTCGCGATCCTGCTGGTCGGCCTTGCGGCCCTCTGGCTGACCGCATCCACCATCCCCGGCCTGCTGATCTCGGTGTTCGTCGTGTCCGGAGCGTGCTCGGCGCTCTCGCCGACCATCCAGACCCGGCTCATGGATGTTGCGCGCGACAGCCAGTCGATCGCCGCGGCGCTCAACCACTCGGCGCTCAACATCGCGAACGCCGCCGGAGCGTTCTTCGGCGGCCTGACGATCGCGGCCGGTCTCGGCTACCTGTCGCCGGTCGTCGTCGGCGGACTGCTCGCCCTCGGCGGCATCGCGCTGGCGCTGATCTCGTTCGGCATCGACCGCTCGCGCATCCGGCGCGGTGTCGCCACCGGTTCGGTCGCGGCTCAGCGGCCGGAGCGGACTCCGGTCTCCGCGCCCGTCGACTGA
- a CDS encoding thiamine-binding protein — protein MLVAFSVAPSGGEGADASVHDAVAAAVRVVRESGLPNRTDAMFTTIEGEWDEVFDVVRRATEAVGRYGSRVSLVLKADIRPGYSGELDGKVQRLEAALERGD, from the coding sequence ATGCTGGTGGCGTTCTCTGTTGCGCCGAGCGGCGGTGAGGGAGCGGACGCGTCGGTGCACGACGCGGTCGCCGCGGCCGTGCGCGTGGTGCGCGAGTCGGGCCTCCCGAACCGTACGGACGCGATGTTCACGACGATCGAGGGGGAGTGGGACGAGGTCTTCGACGTCGTCCGCCGCGCCACCGAGGCGGTCGGCCGATACGGGTCGCGCGTCTCCCTCGTGCTGAAGGCGGACATCCGTCCCGGGTACTCCGGCGAGCTCGACGGCAAGGTCCAGCGGCTCGAAGCCGCGCTGGAGCGAGGCGACTGA
- a CDS encoding glycosyltransferase 87 family protein encodes MGMDAVPLSAAPTPRAQPGLLQRVAYSPLSLWIAFLAVHLIISGLALDQGKGLGDVFLVYKPWAQLAAQGTQIVGVDSDWVYPFGAIVPVMLPLLFGADGYVWAWLNMVLLLNAAAFAVLIVGRERRRLIAAWWWLAFLLLLGPIAVGRLDSVSASLAIVGLLWLTLHERAAVVVLTAATWIKVWPAAVLLAAVVALRSRRHIVLVAVATSAVIAAVPLIFGAGWHILSFITMQTDRGLQIEAPVSTFWMWQAAFHVPGAEVYYDRQLLTFQVSGQGTAAAGALMNPLFAATAIVVLLIGVRAYRRGTPYTRILPELSLALVTAFIAFNKVGSPQYVVWLAAPVVIGLVYQGRGFRIPALLVLVTAGLTQVFYPFLYDWLLVPDPGMVAVLTVRNVMYFVILGWTVAALWRRRHRQEAAGDLVPAHAWPFRSAPGAHPEPVGGSAR; translated from the coding sequence ATGGGGATGGATGCGGTGCCGCTGAGCGCCGCGCCGACCCCTCGGGCACAGCCCGGCCTGCTGCAGCGGGTGGCCTACAGCCCGCTGTCCCTGTGGATCGCGTTCCTCGCCGTCCACCTGATCATCAGCGGCCTCGCCCTCGACCAGGGCAAGGGCCTCGGCGACGTCTTCCTCGTCTACAAGCCCTGGGCCCAGCTCGCGGCGCAGGGCACCCAGATCGTCGGCGTCGACTCCGACTGGGTGTATCCCTTCGGCGCGATCGTGCCGGTCATGCTGCCGCTGCTGTTCGGCGCGGACGGCTATGTCTGGGCGTGGCTGAACATGGTGCTGCTGCTGAACGCGGCGGCCTTCGCCGTGCTGATCGTCGGGCGTGAGCGGCGCCGGCTGATCGCGGCCTGGTGGTGGCTGGCCTTCCTGCTCCTGCTGGGGCCGATCGCCGTCGGGCGCCTGGACTCGGTCTCGGCGTCGCTCGCGATCGTCGGGCTGCTCTGGCTGACCCTGCACGAGCGCGCGGCGGTCGTCGTGCTCACCGCGGCCACGTGGATCAAGGTGTGGCCGGCCGCCGTCCTGCTCGCCGCGGTCGTCGCCCTCCGCTCGCGCCGGCACATCGTGCTCGTCGCCGTGGCAACCTCCGCGGTGATCGCGGCGGTGCCGCTGATCTTCGGTGCAGGCTGGCACATCCTGAGCTTCATCACCATGCAGACCGACCGCGGGCTCCAGATCGAGGCGCCGGTCAGCACGTTCTGGATGTGGCAGGCCGCGTTCCACGTGCCAGGTGCGGAGGTCTACTACGACCGTCAGCTGCTCACGTTCCAGGTCAGCGGTCAGGGGACCGCCGCGGCCGGCGCGCTCATGAACCCGCTGTTCGCGGCGACCGCGATCGTCGTGCTGCTGATCGGCGTCCGGGCGTACCGGAGGGGCACCCCGTACACGCGCATCCTCCCGGAGCTGTCGCTCGCTCTGGTGACCGCATTCATCGCCTTCAACAAGGTCGGCTCACCGCAGTACGTCGTGTGGCTGGCCGCACCGGTCGTCATCGGGTTGGTCTATCAGGGTCGGGGGTTCCGCATCCCGGCGCTCCTGGTGCTGGTCACCGCGGGGCTCACCCAGGTCTTCTATCCGTTCCTGTACGACTGGCTGCTCGTGCCGGACCCGGGGATGGTCGCCGTGCTGACCGTGCGCAACGTCATGTACTTCGTGATACTGGGGTGGACCGTTGCGGCGCTCTGGCGCCGGCGTCACCGCCAGGAGGCGGCAGGCGACCTGGTTCCGGCCCACGCGTGGCCGTTCCGCTCGGCCCCGGGAGCGCATCCCGAGCCGGTCGGCGGAAGCGCACGCTGA
- a CDS encoding ADP-dependent NAD(P)H-hydrate dehydratase, translated as MTDWQNWDERDAAAWIAVPQESSDKYSRGVLGVVTGSDRYPGAAVLGVEGASRTGVGMIRYLGADRPAEQVMRRRPEVVTAPGRVQGWLIGSGMDAASRPADDAQRLRSALRDGTPLVIDAGALDLVGRASAPVVVTPHFRELATVLAAGADDDSDAVTADDIAADPAGWTIRAAESLGVTVLLKGHTTYVAAPGGPRYAVTAGPAWLATAGSGDVLGGVLGALVATHAREIDEDGHTALAALAATAAWVHGRAGERASDGGPIVALDIVGELPGVVRELVRAAG; from the coding sequence ATGACCGACTGGCAGAACTGGGACGAACGGGATGCCGCGGCATGGATCGCCGTGCCGCAGGAGTCGAGTGACAAGTATTCGCGCGGTGTCCTCGGGGTGGTGACCGGATCCGACCGCTACCCCGGCGCGGCGGTGCTCGGGGTGGAGGGCGCTTCGCGCACCGGTGTCGGCATGATCCGCTATCTCGGCGCCGACCGCCCGGCCGAGCAGGTGATGCGCCGCCGACCGGAGGTCGTGACCGCCCCCGGACGCGTGCAGGGCTGGCTGATCGGCTCCGGCATGGATGCGGCCAGTCGTCCAGCGGATGACGCCCAGCGCCTGCGTTCGGCTCTCCGCGACGGGACGCCGCTCGTGATCGACGCGGGAGCGCTCGACCTCGTCGGTCGCGCCTCCGCACCGGTGGTCGTCACGCCGCACTTCCGCGAGCTGGCGACGGTGCTCGCCGCCGGGGCGGACGACGACTCGGACGCGGTGACCGCCGACGACATCGCGGCCGACCCGGCCGGCTGGACCATCCGTGCCGCCGAGAGCCTGGGCGTGACCGTCCTGCTCAAAGGCCACACGACCTACGTCGCGGCGCCCGGAGGCCCGCGGTACGCCGTCACCGCCGGTCCTGCGTGGCTTGCGACGGCCGGGAGCGGAGACGTGCTGGGCGGCGTGCTGGGCGCCCTCGTGGCGACGCATGCCCGCGAGATCGACGAGGATGGCCACACGGCGCTCGCCGCGCTCGCCGCGACCGCCGCGTGGGTGCACGGCCGGGCGGGGGAGCGGGCGTCCGACGGCGGGCCGATCGTCGCCCTCGACATCGTTGGGGAGCTCCCCGGGGTGGTGCGCGAGCTGGTGCGTGCGGCGGGCTGA
- a CDS encoding HAD family hydrolase translates to MAISIPGKVIVFDYGEVISVTPSDEDRAALTELAGGDPHVFWPAYWRHRDALDQGTLSIQSYWRGIERELGENWGDAKIHRLWLADFRSWLTIDHDTLQVLLDLKLGGTRMALLSNAGRDFGSYFRHGTLGDLFEKVFVSGELGTIKPSPEIFQHVLSELGVTPEQTVFIDNKEANVRGAEALGISGHVFTSPSGLRAYLEGLGA, encoded by the coding sequence ATGGCGATCAGCATCCCCGGAAAGGTGATCGTGTTCGACTACGGCGAGGTCATCTCGGTGACCCCGTCCGACGAGGACCGCGCCGCCCTGACCGAACTCGCGGGCGGCGACCCGCACGTGTTCTGGCCGGCGTACTGGCGACACCGGGATGCGCTCGACCAGGGCACGCTGAGCATCCAGTCGTACTGGCGCGGCATCGAGCGCGAGCTCGGCGAGAACTGGGGCGACGCGAAGATCCACCGGCTGTGGCTCGCCGACTTCCGGAGCTGGCTGACGATCGACCACGACACCCTCCAGGTCCTCCTCGACCTCAAGCTGGGCGGCACGCGGATGGCGCTGCTCTCGAACGCCGGCCGCGACTTCGGCTCCTACTTCCGTCATGGGACCCTCGGCGACCTGTTCGAGAAGGTGTTCGTCAGCGGAGAGCTCGGCACGATCAAGCCCAGCCCGGAGATCTTCCAGCACGTCCTCTCCGAACTCGGGGTGACGCCGGAGCAGACGGTCTTCATCGACAACAAGGAGGCGAACGTCCGCGGCGCCGAAGCGCTCGGGATCTCCGGGCACGTGTTCACATCGCCGAGCGGCCTCCGGGCATATCTGGAAGGTCTCGGCGCTTAG
- a CDS encoding NADH:flavin oxidoreductase/NADH oxidase, protein MPSLFDPLTLRGVTARNRIWTSPMCQYSVLDQSGVPGTWHLIHLGSFATGGSGIVFTEATAVNPEGRISPRDTGIWTDEQRDAWKPITAFIESQGAVPGIQLGHAGRKASSWPAWGFEGRTGSVPEAEGGWRTVAPSPIAFDGLDTPDELDAAGLDTIVDDFRSAARRSVEAGFRVIELHAAHGYLLHQFLSPISNRRTDEYGGSLENRARLLLRIIAAVREEAPDAPLFVRFSASDWTEGGWDEDQTATVAAWAEEAGADFFDISSGGIQAGIRIPLGPGYQVPFAHHVRSTSDVDVSAVGLITSPQQAAEIVESGQADAVMLARELLRDPHFPLRAAHELGVEIGYWPPQYLRARWR, encoded by the coding sequence ATGCCCTCTCTCTTCGATCCCCTGACCCTGCGCGGCGTCACCGCCCGCAACCGCATCTGGACCTCGCCGATGTGCCAGTACTCGGTGCTCGACCAGTCGGGCGTCCCCGGCACGTGGCACCTGATCCACCTGGGATCGTTCGCGACCGGCGGCAGCGGCATCGTCTTCACCGAGGCCACCGCGGTCAACCCGGAGGGGCGGATCAGCCCGCGCGACACCGGCATCTGGACAGACGAGCAGCGGGACGCCTGGAAGCCGATCACCGCGTTCATCGAGAGTCAGGGCGCCGTTCCCGGCATCCAGCTCGGGCATGCCGGCCGCAAGGCGTCGTCGTGGCCGGCGTGGGGCTTCGAGGGCCGCACCGGCTCCGTCCCCGAGGCGGAAGGCGGCTGGCGGACGGTCGCACCGTCTCCCATCGCGTTCGACGGGCTCGACACTCCCGACGAGCTGGATGCGGCCGGTCTCGACACGATCGTGGACGACTTCCGCTCGGCCGCGCGCCGGTCGGTTGAGGCGGGCTTCCGCGTGATCGAGCTGCACGCGGCACACGGCTACCTGCTGCACCAGTTCCTCTCCCCGATCTCCAACCGGCGGACCGACGAGTACGGCGGATCGCTGGAGAACCGCGCTCGGCTGCTCCTTCGCATCATCGCGGCGGTCCGCGAGGAGGCGCCGGACGCGCCCCTCTTCGTCCGCTTCTCCGCGAGCGACTGGACCGAGGGCGGATGGGACGAGGACCAGACCGCGACGGTGGCCGCGTGGGCCGAAGAGGCCGGAGCCGACTTCTTCGACATCTCCAGCGGCGGCATCCAGGCCGGCATCCGCATCCCGCTCGGCCCCGGCTACCAGGTGCCGTTCGCTCACCACGTGCGCAGCACATCCGACGTGGATGTGAGCGCGGTCGGGCTCATCACCTCGCCGCAGCAGGCGGCGGAGATCGTGGAGAGCGGCCAGGCGGACGCGGTCATGCTGGCGCGCGAACTCCTGCGCGACCCGCACTTCCCGCTGCGGGCCGCTCACGAGCTCGGCGTCGAGATCGGCTACTGGCCGCCGCAGTACCTCCGCGCGCGCTGGCGCTGA
- a CDS encoding VOC family protein, translating to MLESYVTYSVLPASDLQRAIEWYRDKLELEPERTTEGGVLYGTGSEAKIFVYETGNAGTAQNTAMCWLTPDIEATMAHLRERGVTFADYDFPGLHTENGIATDDMGRSAWFQDSEGNYLCLTEPA from the coding sequence ATGTTGGAGTCTTATGTGACGTACTCCGTCCTTCCTGCTTCCGACCTGCAGCGGGCCATCGAGTGGTACCGCGACAAGCTGGAACTCGAACCGGAGCGGACGACCGAGGGCGGTGTGCTGTACGGCACCGGGTCTGAGGCGAAGATCTTCGTGTATGAGACCGGGAACGCCGGCACCGCACAGAACACGGCGATGTGCTGGCTGACGCCGGACATCGAGGCCACGATGGCCCACCTGAGGGAGCGGGGAGTCACGTTCGCGGACTACGACTTCCCCGGTCTGCACACCGAGAACGGGATCGCGACGGACGACATGGGCCGGTCGGCGTGGTTCCAGGACAGCGAGGGCAACTACCTCTGCCTCACAGAACCGGCCTGA
- a CDS encoding hemolysin family protein — MLAVGLLLTVGTGLFVASEFALVNLDRGDLEARRERGESRLSMTIAALKITSTHLSSAQLGITLTTLLTGYTMEPAISSLLRGPLTATGLPEGAVTPIASVVAIAVATLLSMILGELVPKNFALALPLATAKLVIPFQTVFTTVFRPFVALLNGTANGILRLLGIEPKEELSGARTADELSSLVRRSASAGVLEEDTATLLSRTLAFSSRTASDVMTPRPRIEAVQRTDPAQAVSELARKTGYSRFPVIGDDIDDVLGVVHVKQAVAVPRQRRSRVPASALMTDPLRVPETMGLDTLLGELRARGYQLAVVVDEYGGTSGIATLEDLVEEIVGEVADEHDRTRAGVIRGRDSITFPGILRPDELEERAGVTVPEEGPYETVAGFVMNELGRLPKVGDEVVIDGGTLRVERLDGRRVDRIRYTPDPVPVTEGMNGEGAAHE; from the coding sequence ATGCTCGCCGTCGGCCTGCTGCTGACGGTCGGGACCGGGCTCTTCGTCGCCAGCGAGTTCGCCCTCGTCAACCTCGATCGCGGTGATCTGGAGGCACGTCGCGAGCGGGGCGAGTCGCGCCTCAGCATGACCATCGCCGCGCTGAAGATCACCTCGACGCACCTGTCGAGCGCACAGCTCGGCATCACGCTGACAACGCTGCTCACCGGTTACACGATGGAGCCGGCCATCAGTTCTCTGCTGCGCGGACCGCTCACCGCGACCGGGCTGCCGGAGGGCGCCGTCACGCCGATCGCGTCCGTCGTGGCGATCGCGGTCGCGACCCTGCTGTCGATGATCCTCGGCGAACTCGTGCCCAAGAACTTCGCCCTCGCCCTTCCGCTCGCGACGGCCAAGCTGGTGATCCCGTTCCAGACGGTGTTCACGACGGTGTTCCGGCCGTTCGTCGCCCTGCTGAACGGCACCGCGAACGGGATCCTCCGTCTGCTCGGCATCGAGCCGAAGGAGGAGCTGTCCGGTGCGCGCACCGCCGACGAGCTGTCGTCGCTGGTGCGCCGGTCGGCGAGCGCGGGTGTCCTCGAGGAGGACACCGCCACCCTGCTCAGCCGCACGCTGGCCTTCTCGAGCCGCACCGCCTCGGATGTGATGACGCCACGGCCGCGCATCGAAGCGGTGCAGCGCACCGATCCGGCCCAGGCGGTCAGCGAGCTGGCGAGAAAGACCGGATACTCGCGGTTCCCGGTGATCGGCGACGACATCGACGACGTGCTCGGCGTCGTCCACGTCAAGCAGGCCGTCGCCGTCCCCCGGCAGCGACGCTCGCGTGTGCCCGCTTCCGCCCTGATGACCGACCCACTGCGCGTTCCCGAGACGATGGGTCTCGACACGCTGCTCGGCGAGCTGCGCGCCCGCGGGTACCAGCTCGCGGTCGTCGTCGACGAGTACGGCGGCACCTCGGGCATCGCGACGCTGGAGGACCTCGTCGAGGAGATCGTCGGCGAGGTGGCGGACGAGCACGATCGCACGCGAGCGGGCGTCATCCGAGGGCGAGACTCGATCACCTTCCCCGGCATCCTGCGCCCGGACGAGCTGGAGGAACGCGCCGGCGTCACCGTCCCCGAGGAGGGGCCGTACGAGACCGTCGCCGGCTTCGTCATGAACGAGCTCGGCCGGCTGCCGAAGGTCGGCGACGAGGTCGTGATCGACGGCGGCACCCTGCGCGTCGAGCGCCTGGACGGCCGCCGGGTCGACCGCATCCGCTACACGCCCGATCCGGTGCCCGTCACAGAGGGCATGAACGGAGAGGGGGCGGCTCATGAGTGA